The region CGCTCCGGTATCGGGTGGCGTCGGCGGCGCGAAAGGGGCAACGCTCACCTTCATGGCGGGCGGCGCCAGACAAGCCTTCGACCGGGCGGAGCCGATCCTCTCGAAGATGGGCAAGAAGGTGGTTCATTGCGGCGAGGCCGGCGCCGGTCAGGCGGCGAAGATCTGCAACAACATGATCCTCGGCATCTCGATGATCGGCGTGGCGGAAGCCTTCGTTCTGGCTGAAAAGCTCGGCCTGTCGCACCAGGCGCTCTTCGACGTCGCCTCCACGTCGTCGGGCCAGTGCTGGTCGCTCACCACCTATTGCCCGGTTCCGGGCCCCGTGCCGGCCTCCCCGGCCAACAACGGCTACAAGCCGGGTTTCGCCGCGGCCCTGATGCTCAAGGACCTGAAGCTGGCCCAGGAGGCCGCTCTCACCTCAGGAGCCTCGACTCCCCTGGGTGCGGAGGCGGCGCAGCTCTATGCCCTGTTCAACAATGCCGGGCACGAAGGCGACGATTTCTCGGGGATCATCAACTTCATCCGCGGCCAGAGAGCTTGAGGGCGGATCGATCACAAGCTTTCTAAGCGGAAGGCGGGGCGCGCCATGCGATCGGGATCCCGGGCGGGAGGGGCGCCGACGAAGGAGGGTCATGGCCCTTCCGGAGGCGAGACAATGGAAGGCGTGTGTTGCATCGCACCTACAGCTTTTCACGTTCTCGTCCATTACGCTTTCCGTCCCTGAATGCTCAATCGTCGATTGCCTGCTCGCATGATCCGTCCCGTTGCCCAAGCGGCCAATCCGTCAGCCGATGCCGCCGCCATGCTGCGCCGCCTCGGCTTCGCGCTCCTGTTCTTCGCCGTCCCCTTGGCGGCCCTGTTCACGCGGCGCGCTCTGGTCGTCATGGCCCCCCTGGCGGTCATTCTCCTCGTCCTCGCCTCGGTGCTCGACGGCAGCGCCAGAAACGCCTGGGACAAGCTCGTCGCACTCGCCGGCTCCCCCGGCGGCATTGCGGGGCTGGTCCTGCTGCTCTGGGCCGGGCTCTCCCTGGCCTGGACGCCCTTCCTGCCCCAGGCTTCCGAACGGCTCCTCAACATCATCGGCATGGCTCTCATGGGCCTTGGCGGATATCTCGCCATTCCCGAACGGATGCGCTCGGCCAACCTCTATCTTCTTCCCGTGGGCGTCGGTCTTGCGGCCGTGATCGCCATCGGCCTGACGCTGACCGGCGGCAGCCGCTTCGATCCGGGAGGCCCGAGCCTGGAGCGTGGCATGCTCATGCTCGTCCTGCTGCTCTGGCCGGCCATCGCATGGCTCCATTCCCGCGGGCGCAACCTGGAGGCCCTCGTCCTCGCGCTCGCCGTGGCCGTCTGCTCCCTCCTCACCCGCGACGGCCTGCCCCTCTACGGCCTGGCCGCAGGCGCCGCCGTGTTCGTCGTCACGGCCTGGAACCCCGTCCTAGGCGCCCGCCTGACCGGCCTCCTCATGGCAGGCCTGCTGCTGTTCGCGCCCATCCTGCCCTTCCTCCTGAAACCCCTGGCGGCAGGGCTGCTCGGAGCAGGCTCGCCGACGGCGCTCGGCCTTGAGGCCTGGCGCAACGTCATTCTCGACGAGCCGCTGCGGCTTCTGACCGGACACGGCCTGGAGACGGCCCTGCGCGGCCGATTCGTCGGATTGCTGCCGCCGAGCGCTCCCTCCACCCTTCTGTTCGAGATCTGGTACGAGCTCGGCGTCGTGGGCGCCGTGGCGGGCAGCGTGCTGCTGTATCAGGTCGTCGTCGGCGCGGAGAGCCATCGCGCCACGGTGGCGCCGAGCATCATGGCGGCGTTCGCCTGCACCTATGCCCTCGGCTGCCTCGGCATCGGCACCACGCAGGTCTGGTGGTTCACGGCACTCCTGGTTCTGGTCCTGATCTTCGTCGCCATCGAGCGCGGGCAGTTCCGCACCAGCCGCCCCAAGGCCGTTCTGCGCCGCACAAATTAATCACGCGGACTTCTCGGCGGAGAAGGATTGACGGAAAGGCATCGCCTCTGCTTGGCTGGCGGCTTCCGGATTCTTGACCCCGAGGAACGACATGCCGATCATCAACCGCGTCGCCGATCTCGCCGATGAAATCACCGTCTGGCGCCGCGACTTCCATGAAAACCCGGAGCTGCTGTTCGACGTGCACCGCACGGCCGGCATCGTGGCGGAGAAGCTGAAGAGCTTCGGCTGCGACGAGGTCGTGACCGGCCTCGGGCGGACCGGGGTCGTCGGCGTGATCCGGGGCCGGACGAACAATTCCGGCAGGGTGATCGGCCTGCGCGCCGACATGGACGCGCTTCCCATCGAGGAGGCGACCGACGTTCCCCACAAGTCCAAGGTGCCCGGCAAGATGCATGCCTGCGGCCATGACGGCCACACGGCGATGCTCCTCGGGGCGGCGAAGTACCTGGCCGAGACGCGCAACTTCGACGGCACCGCAGTGGTGATCTTCCAGCCGGCCGAGGAAGGTGGCGGCGGCGCCAACGAGATGCTCAAGGACGGCCTGCTGGAGCGCTTCGGCGTCCATGAGGTCTACGGCATGCACAACATGCCGGGCATCCCCGTGGGCCACTTCGCCATCCGGCCCGGCGCGATGATGGCCGCGGCCGACCGGTTCACGATCCAGATCGAAGGCAAGGGCGGCCATGCGGCGCGCCCGCACGATTGCATCGACCCGGTGGTCATCTCGGCCCACATCATCACGGCCCTCCAGACCATCGCGTCGCGCAGCGCCGACCCGCTCGACTCCGTGGTGGTCTCCGTCTGCACCGTGAAGGCGGGCGAAGCCTTCAACGTGATCCCGCAGACCGCGACCCTGCTCGGCACCGTGCGCACGCTCTCCCCGGAGGTACGCGACCTCGCCGAGACCCGCATCCGCGCCATCGTGGAGAATGTCTGCGCGGCCTTCGGCGCCAAGGCCGCGGTCGAGTACGATCGCGGCTACCCGGTGACCATGAACGACCCGGACAAGACGGAGTTCATGGCCAATGTCGCGCGCTCCGTCGCCGGCGAGAACGCGGTCGACACCACGGTCCTCCCGCTCATGGGCGCGGAGGACTTCTCCTATATGCTGGAGGAGCGCCCGGGCGCCTATATCTTCCTCGGCAACGGCGATACGGCGGGCGTCCACCACCCGGCCTATGACTTCAACGACGAGGCGAGCCCCTATGGCGTCTCGCTCTGGGCGAAGATCGTCGAAACCGGCATGCCGGCTCGATAAGACCTCTCGACAGAAAACCGCTGCCGGATCGTTTCCGGCGGCGGTTTTCTTTTGTTCCCGTCAGTGCAGCACCATGTTCGTGAACGGCGACACATAGGCCTGCAGCATCACGAGGCCGCCGACCAGGCAGGCGAGCACGATCGAGTGCCAGAACACGAAGCGCAGGATGCTGCCCTCATGGCCGAACCAGTTCGTCGCCGTGGAGGCCACGACAATGGATTGCGCGTCGATCATCTTGCCCATCACGCCGCCGGACGAGTTCGCCGCCGCCATCAGGATGGGCGACAATCCGAGCTGCTCCGACGTGATCCTCTGCAGGCCGCCGAACAGCACGTTCGACGCGGTATCGGACCCGGTCAGCGCCACGCCGAGCCAACCGAGCAGGGTGCCGAAGAACGGGTAGAGAATTCCCGTCCCGGCAAAGGCCAGCCCGAGCGTCGCGTCGACGCCGGAGAAGCGCGTCAGCGTGCCGATGGCGAGCATGGCCGCGATGGTGATGAGCGAGTAGCGCAGCACCCAGATCGTCTCGAACCAGGCCGTCACGAGCCGCAGGGGCGAGAAACCCATGACGAAGCCTGCGATGATCGCCGCGATCAGCACGCCCGTGCCCGTGTAGGACATGTAGGTGAAGGCGAAGACCGCAGGTTCCGCCGTCGGGGTGGCCACGATGGGCGCAACCTTCTGCACCATGTTGTGCAGGCCCGGAACTGGGTAGTTCCAGGTGAAGATC is a window of Microvirga lotononidis DNA encoding:
- a CDS encoding M20 aminoacylase family protein, whose translation is MPIINRVADLADEITVWRRDFHENPELLFDVHRTAGIVAEKLKSFGCDEVVTGLGRTGVVGVIRGRTNNSGRVIGLRADMDALPIEEATDVPHKSKVPGKMHACGHDGHTAMLLGAAKYLAETRNFDGTAVVIFQPAEEGGGGANEMLKDGLLERFGVHEVYGMHNMPGIPVGHFAIRPGAMMAAADRFTIQIEGKGGHAARPHDCIDPVVISAHIITALQTIASRSADPLDSVVVSVCTVKAGEAFNVIPQTATLLGTVRTLSPEVRDLAETRIRAIVENVCAAFGAKAAVEYDRGYPVTMNDPDKTEFMANVARSVAGENAVDTTVLPLMGAEDFSYMLEERPGAYIFLGNGDTAGVHHPAYDFNDEASPYGVSLWAKIVETGMPAR
- the mmsB gene encoding 3-hydroxyisobutyrate dehydrogenase, which codes for MTNIAFIGLGNMGGPMAANLVKAGHTVTGFDLSPASCDQARNDGASIAASTVDAVKDADIVVTMLPAGKHVLSVWADILPSVKDGALLIDCSTVDVESARKAHVMAREQERDLASLDAPVSGGVGGAKGATLTFMAGGARQAFDRAEPILSKMGKKVVHCGEAGAGQAAKICNNMILGISMIGVAEAFVLAEKLGLSHQALFDVASTSSGQCWSLTTYCPVPGPVPASPANNGYKPGFAAALMLKDLKLAQEAALTSGASTPLGAEAAQLYALFNNAGHEGDDFSGIINFIRGQRA